One genomic window of Solanum dulcamara chromosome 10, daSolDulc1.2, whole genome shotgun sequence includes the following:
- the LOC129871744 gene encoding mediator of RNA polymerase II transcription subunit 20a-like: protein MPIKWIFQWQPNAGTTVNTQILLEISQCVESINGVKEGSWKNTFTFYKPILKEQANCSEFPRNFLGISLHEQPNKYYMALSKQRLIMEAESSILTIMENLQSYKMKIALNCEGLQYRLGDFLLRVGKIIPINSENLREIVMEMEYLPISSWETSHQIMSEFFDIWKETLEKRLLPGHFVHIEPNFSEFGLSDQYTSQHTVVQYASILAQMVATSQATRK from the exons ATGCCAATCAAATG GATTTTTCAGTGGCAGCCAAATGCAGGCACAACAGTCAACACTCAAATACTGTTAGAAATATCTCAATGTGTTGAAAGCATTAATGGTGTTAAAGAAGGAAGTTGGAAAAATACTTTTACCTTCTATAAGCCCATTCTCAAAG aacAAGCAAATTGCTCGGAATTTCCCCGAAACTTTTTGGGGATTTCACTTCATGAACAACCCAACAAGTATTACATGGCACTTAGTAAGCAACGGTTGATCATGGAAGCAGAGTCATCAATTCTGACGATAATGGAAAACTTACAGTCTTACAAAATGAAGATTGCACTTAATTGTGAG GGGCTTCAGTATCGACTTGGTGACTTTCTTCTGCGAGTGGGCAAAATTATTCCAATAAACTCTGAGAACTTGAGGGAAATAGTTATGGAG ATGGAGTATCTTCCCATTTCCTCATGGGAGACGTCACATCAGATTATGAGTGAATTTTTCGACATATGGAAGGAAACTCTTGAAAAAAGATTATTACCGGGTCATTTTGTGCACATTGAACCAAATTTTTCAGAGTTTGGCCTTTCTGATCAATACACTTCACAGCACACAGTTGTACAATATGCTAGCATCTTGGCTCAAATGGTAGCAACATCACAAGCAACAAGAAAATAG
- the LOC129871367 gene encoding syntaxin-124-like, which translates to MNDLFSNSFKKYQDIKKQVQVDDLEGGQVGQPGTESIDLAKFFEDVENVKEDMKDVEKFHKKLQESNEEGKLVHNAKTVKEIRSRMDADVSQVLKRVKMIKGKLEALERSNAAHRKISGCGPGSSADRTRTSVVSGLGKKLKVLMDDFQALRAKMNAEYKETVARRYFTVTGEKAGDELIENLISSGESESFLQKAIQEQGRGQIMDTISEIQERHDAVKEIEKNLIELHQIFLDMAALVEAQGQQLNDIESHVAHASSFVRRGTEQLQEAREIQKSSRKCACFAVFLIILLVILLTFPLWWPLVASKIL; encoded by the exons ATGAATGACTTATTTTCTAATTCGTTTAAAAAGTATCAGGACATTAAAAAACAGGTCCAAGTAGATGATTTGGAGGGTGGTCAAGTTGGCCAACCAGGAACTGAAAGTATTGATCTTGCTAAATTCTTTGAAGATGTAGAAAATGTGAAAGAGGACATGAAGGATGTTGAAAAATTCCATAAAAAATTACAAGAATCAAATGAAGAGGGCAAACTTGTGCACAATGCCAAGACTGTGAAAGAAATAAGGTCTAGGATGGACGCAGATGTATCACAGGTCTTAAAACGCGTCAAGATGATCAAGGGAAAATTGGAAGCCCTCGAACGATCCAATGCAGCTCATAGGAAAATATCAGGGTGTGGCCCAGGTTCTTCTGCAGATCGAACAAGGACTTCTGTAGTTAGCGGGTTaggaaagaaattaaaagtCCTCATGGATGATTTCCAGGCATTGAGGGCAAAAATGAATGCTGAATATAAAGAAACGGTTGCAAGAAGATATTTTACTGTCACGGGAGAGAAGGCTGGCGATGAATTGATTGAAAATTTGATATCAAGTGGGGAGAGCGAGTCTTTCCTCCAGAAGGCAATTCAGGAACAAG GTAGGGGCCAAATTATGGACACAATTTCCGAAATACAAGAAAGACATGATGCTGTGAAGGAAATTGAGAAGAATTTGATTGAGCTACACCAAATATTTCTAGACATGGCTGCATTAGTTGAAGCACAAGGGCAACAATTGAATGATATTGAAAGTCATGTGGCACATGCAAGTTCCTTTGTTAGGAGAGGCACAGAGCAACTACAAGAAGCCAGGGAAATCCAAAAAAGCTCAAGAAAGTGTGCTTGCTTTGCTGTTTTCCTTATCATTTTGCTTGTCATTCTCCTTACTTTCCCTCTCTGGTGGCCATTAGTTGCTAGCAAAATattataa
- the LOC129871009 gene encoding probable E3 ubiquitin-protein ligase HIP1: MSQDQQDPPTILPHDQTSEGINNNNEVQQPRRVRFTIIRLQLYAQSVSVLDEVDDHEENYNEFLDHDNDDDDDVSEYLKTRIYNTPTKDIGDDVVVEEQEACSICLVEYRDNEDNIGTLKCGHEFHLECIKKWLMRKKTCPFCRALVLPTYDYID, from the coding sequence ATGTCTCAAGATCAACAAGATCCTCCTACAATATTACCACATGATCAAACAAGTGAAggaattaataataataatgaagtGCAGCAGCCTAGACGGGTTCGTTTCACAATTATTCGACTGCAGCTGTACGCCCAATCGGTATCGGTTCTTGATGAAGTTGATGATCATGAagaaaattataatgaatttttggatcatgacaatgACGATGATGATGACGTGTCTGAGTATTTGAAAACAAGAATTTATAATACTCCAACTAAGGATATAGGtgatgatgttgttgttgaggaaCAAGAAGCATGTTCTATTTGTTTAGTTGAATATAGAGATAATGAAGATAATATTGGTACACTTAAATGTGGCCATGAATTTCATCTTGAATGCATCAAGAAGTGGTTGATGAGGAAGAAAACATGTCCCTTTTGTAGAGCTCTAGTTTTGCCCACATATGACTATATAGATTGA
- the LOC129871473 gene encoding uncharacterized protein LOC129871473 produces MATSLTMMARRAATYTRFPSSSTASLVQRRGLAGAADHHGPPKVNCWKEPMNPAQWKEEHFVIVSLSGWGLLFFGGYKLFTGGKKNKEENLVQASQ; encoded by the exons ATGGCTACTTCGTTGACAATGATGGCTCGTCGAGCGGCAACCTACACTCGATTCCCCTCCTCAAGCACTGCGTCTCTTGTTCAACGCCGCGGCCTTGCCGGCGCAGCTG ATCATCACGGGCCTCCTAAGGTCAATTGCTGGAAAGAACCGATGAATCCTGCTCAATGGAAGGAAGAACAT TTTGTGATTGTATCTTTGTCCGGTTGGGGCTTGCTTTTCTTTGGTGGATACAAGTTATTCACTGGAGGCAAGAAGAACAAAGAAGAG AATTTGGTGCAAGCATCACAATAA
- the LOC129870179 gene encoding disease resistance protein RPS2-like → MEIIGAVVSMMQCFCGETCSRQSISETCTYLRRPRALANRLDEKMELLKAREEDIKRKLHVENVWRGMEPKAEVSMWLTNVRKIRSSIATMQEKLTVDQRCLNRCLPNYISRFKQGKRINKKIKEVDRLLGQSIFPDASLVDTMPQRGKILPVSSLVGESAQRSLEAVWEYLNDGHTGIIGIYGMGGVGKTSILVEINNRLLRESTIFDNIIWVTASNDSNVQKLQKDIARAIGLSFQDYEDGEMTRAAELHEALMRRSRFLLIIDDLWEAFPLEVIGMPSPGFGDYCKLIITTRSMMVCRGMETVREVEVSVLSEEEAWNLFKQKVGEEVLASPTLQVVAKDVSKECGGLPLAVITVGRALRRENDLRQWKNALSQLKSATGRIEGMESRVFARLRFSYERLKDNVTRSCFLYCTLYPEDHHIDTEELIKYWTWEGLLDNLGYGESKMLQGKMILDELKNACLLEIGCQERSLNDYVKMHDLIRDMAIAVTRESPLFMIRAGHEMRVPPVESEWLVGLERISLMRNDLNSLILEPRCPQLTTLLLQYNSLSKGVHPSFFNHLRSLKVLDLSYTGISELPDSLSNLENLHALLLRSCWNLHHVPTMERLKELRVLDLSSTSIECAPPGMEMLLNLKHLDLSYTTVHEFDIQILGTYRFLESLLTIGLWQPLMLGPDFVSIVKRCTILTNLEANFSTLQDFNFYVSSDHWNTLDSFKFCIGYPQSFKLPGKNSIGLFGIHIVETEASSWLPGILELVIHECSGITHLPMFIMNASSDVKRCKIKYCDEMEWIITPEWGIFPNLELLEIEGLSRLQNICKEIPPAGTLSNLKVLNFIACDNLLTLLPIELVQQLINLEELELESCSMLEEIIVTEAENEETIQENNGEVVLPSLQKLRLVSIPRLRSICRGPMICDSLTIIEVVDCPELEILPFFLELRQKLVDSLKQIKGSRSWWRTLERNHPTATSLLAPFLRPEREDFSATNEYSHSGSSGNSSFGPR, encoded by the coding sequence ATGGAAATCATTGGTGCAGTGGTTAGCATGATGCAGTGTTTTTGTGGAGAGACCTGTTCTCGTCAATCCATTTCCGAAACATGTACATACCTGAGAAGGCCTCGTGCATTAGCAAATAGACTTGATGAAAAGATGGAATTGCTTAAAGCTCGGGAGGAGGATATCAAAAGGAAGTTACATGTGGAAAATGTATGGCGCGGGATGGAGCCAAAGGCTGAGGTAAGTATGTGGCTTACCAATGTAAGAAAGATTAGAAGTAGTATTGCTACCATGCAAGAGAAACTTACTGTAGACCAGAGGTGTTTAAACAGATGTTTGCCAAATTATATTTCTCGATTTAAGCAGGGGAAACGCATCaataagaaaattaaagaagttgACAGGCTCCTGGGGCAGAGCATATTTCCAGATGCTTCGTTGGTTGATACGATGCCTCAGAGGGGAAAGATATTGCCAGTATCCTCATTAGTGGGAGAATCTGCTCAAAGAAGTTTGGAGGCCGTATGGGAGTATTTGAATGATGGACACACTGGGATAATTGGTATTTATGGAATGGGGGGAGTGGGTAAGACATCCATTCTCGTAGAAATCAATAATCGACTTTTGAGAGAGAGCACAATTtttgataatatcatttggGTTACAGCATCCAACGATTCAAATGTCCAAAAATTGCAAAAGGATATTGCCAGAGCAATAGGCTTATCTTTTCAGGATTATGAAGATGGTGAAATGACAAGAGCAGCTGAATTACATGAAGCGTTGATGCGAAGAAGTAGATTTCTTTTAATTATAGATGATTTGTGGGAAGCATTTCCTTTGGAGGTTATAGGAATGCCATCCCCAGGTTTCGGAGATTACTGCAAGTTGATAATAACTACTAGATCCATGATGGTTTGTCGTGGCATGGAAACAGTGAGAGAGGTCGAAGTTAGTGTTCTTTCTGAGGAAGAAGCGTGGAACCTCTTTAAACAAAAGGTCGGTGAGGAGGTGCTAGCATCTCCAACATTACAAGTTGTTGCCAAGGATGTGTCGAAGGAGTGTGGAGGTCTCCCGCTAGCTGTTATAACAGTTGGTCGGGCTTTAAGAAGAGAAAATGATCTGAGGCAATGGAAAAATGCATTAAGCCAGCTGAAAAGTGCAACCGGAAGAATAGAAGGCATGGAGAGTCGAGTCTTTGCACGTCTGAGATTTAGTTATGAAAGACTGAAGGATAATGTGACTCGTTCGTGTTTTCTTTATTGCACATTGTACCCAGAGGATCATCATATCGATACCGAAGAACTGATTAAGTACTGGACATGGGAAGGCCTGTTGGATAATCTTGGGTACGGAGAATCCAAGATGTTGCAGGGAAAGATGATATTAGATGAACTGAAAAATGCATGCCTGCTAGAGATTGGATGTCAAGAACGTAGTTTGAATGATTATGTCAAGATGCATGACCTCATTAGGGATATGGCAATAGCTGTTACAAGAGAGAGTCCGCTCTTTATGATCCGAGCAGGACATGAGATGCGTGTCCCACCAGTTGAGAGTGAATGGCTCGTAGGCCTTGAAAGAATCTCGTTAATGAGAAATGATTTGAACTCTTTGATTTTGGAACCGAGATGTCCTCAGCTAACCACCTTGCTATTGCAGTATAATTCATTGTCCAAGGGCGTACATCCTTCTTTCTTTAACCATCTAAGAAGTCTCAAAGTTCTGGACTTATCTTACACGGGCATCTCTGAGTTGCCTGATTCACTTTCTAATCTGGAAAACCTCCATGCTTTACTTCTACGTAGTTGTTGGAACTTGCATCATGTGCCAACAATGGAAAGGCTGAAGGAGCTGAGGGTTTTAGATCTCTCTTCTACATCAATTGAGTGTGCACCCCCCGGGATGGAAATGTTACTCAATTTGAAGCATCTGGATCTCTCCTACACTACAGTTCATGAATTTGATATTCAAATTTTAGGAACATACAGATTTCTGGAGAGTCTCTTAACTATTGGTCTATGGCAACCTCTAATGCTCGGTCCAGATTTTGTTAGTATTGTGAAACGCTGCACCATCTTGACAAATCTTGAAGCCAATTTCAGCACCTTGCAGGACTTCAATTTTTATGTCTCGTCAGATCACTGGAACACACTCGATAGTTTCAAATTTTGCATAGGCTATCCCCAATCCTTTAAACTACCCGGAAAAAATAGCATAGGATTATTTGGAATTCACATTGTTGAAACAGAAGCCTCTTCTTGGTTGCCAGGTATACTTGAGTTGGTCATTCATGAATGTTCTGGAATCACTCACTTACCAATGTTTATTATGAACGCTTCTTCAGACGTAAAACGTTGCAAAATAAAGTACTGTGATGAGATGGAATGGATTATAACTCCCGAGTGGGGCATATTTCCTAATTTAGAGTTGCTAGAGATCGAGGGCCTGAGCAGACTGCAGAATATATGTAAGGAGATTCCACCAGCAGGcactctttcaaaccttaaggTGTTGAATTTTATTGCTTGTGATAATCTCTTGACTCTGCTGCCAATTGAGTTAGTGCAGCAACTCATAAACCTCGAAGAGCTTGAGTTGGAAAGCTGTTCGATGCTGGAGGAGATCATAGTCACTGAAGCGGAAAATGAAGAGACCATTCAAGAGAACAACGGTGAAGTGGTCCTCCCAAGTTTGCAAAAATTAAGATTAGTTTCTATACCAAGACTGAGAAGCATATGCAGAGGTCCAATGATTTGTGATTCATTAACGATTATTGAAGTCGTTGATTGTCCAGAGCTGGAAAtacttcctttctttttggaaCTAAGGCAGAAACTAGTTGACTCTCTCAAACAGATAAAAGGAAGCAGAAGTTGGTGGAGGACGTTAGAGCGGAATCACCCTACCGCGACGTCCCTTCTTGCTCCATTCCTTAGACCTGAAAGGGAGGATTTTTCTGCTACTAATGAATATAGTCACAGTGGCAGCTCTGGAAATTCTTCTTTCGGGCCACGATAA
- the LOC129870675 gene encoding uncharacterized protein LOC129870675, producing the protein MAKGGSMKGHMQSHNMNGSKGRTTYVVLLLLAFGVATFGVMILHKLRERRIFNLLVKDQEIELIHLKLLLQKEREHTKEAKRKAEEMKSKMQWIRTQRRDLESKIMEMKSTISSLQDEQRVIEVALEEKQDEIKMLTEKLTEMNLKDSQAKLLSESVQQNEAEIDIPVKVWSVSADDPSNPTINFTTKAAGTKEATGGETEQLRESIKRDDQKNSAENIHRKATRQGEDRGQAQDGEGSADWRSNTGERESRELRTAQEDVPGDISSTIFQTLDGKRETTNNSKSEEIFLEEKRYDNGDSSVETINHSGQVQKQSKEVGVIDATDWEEHGTAADFADSQGNNQESRQKYKDGMKLEMKEKHKSTDASRVKQEHIRKTKGKSRRIIAEKKVTGSGGNTEKRSIVSMRNRKLFKEIQESATNERVGGSKQEKQKHKQEKSMNPYRRNEYDPEDHRIDMIQKTQRFKNLEENFGNQVRFKPEQKLDMRKQRMQDDNSNLDDAPRRKTAPNTKKPAGAQEGIREGRKSDTNEITEKGQEREANNTESEMSRSSQEVPTKTAASNVNRVSKDTRNKKSDETTQSLEAIGIIREHQEQEQADSLPNFSEHANISERDVKADDLQVENDQETGGVVDQSRGISQEVRYQKLNSTARAEEENNTIFIDTEQRLGGNLHSSSTHVRNAEMAFKDSNLDTENDKETEDEDHSIGSAANLEEEGEDVN; encoded by the exons ATGGCAAAGGGGGGAAGCATGAAGGGACACATGCAGAGTCACAACATGAATGGAAGTAAAGGAAGAACAACATATGTAGTGTTATTGCTTCTTGCTTTTGGGGTTGCAACATTTGGAGTAATGATTCTCCACAAACTCAGAGAGAGGCGCATCTTCAACCTCCTTGTCAAAGATCAAGAAATTGAACTCATTCACCTTAAACTCCTCTTGCAG AAAGAAAGAGAACATACGAAAGAAGCTAAAAGGAAAGCGGAGGAAATGAAATCCAAGATGCAGTGGATTCGTACGCAGAGAAGGGATCTAGAGAGCAAGATCATGGAAATGAAATCAACAATCTCTTCCCTTCAAGATGAACAGAGAGTAATCGAAGTAGCTCTCGAAGAAAAACAGGATGAAATCAAGATGCTTACAGAGAAACTTACAGAAATGAACCTGAAGGATTCCCAGGCTAAGCTTCTTTCTGAATCTGTGCAACAAAATGAAGCCGAAATTGACATACCTGTAAAGGTCTGGTCAGTGAGTGCAGACGATCCATCAAATCCAACTATAAACTTTACCACCAAGGCTGCAGGTACAAAAGAAGCAACTGGAGGAGAAACCGAACAACTGCGTGAATCCATAAAAAGAGATGACCAGAAAAATTCAGCAGAAAATATACATAGAAAAGCCACGAGGCAAGGTGAAGACAGAGGACAGGCACAAGATGGAGAGGGATCTGCTGACTGGAGGAGCAATACTGGAGAACGGGAGTCTCGTGAGTTGAGAACTGCTCAAGAAGATGTTCCAGGCGACATAAGCAGCACCATATTTCAAACTTTGGATGGCAAAAGAGAGACCACTAACAATTCTAAATCCGAGGAAATTTTCCTAGAAGAGAAAAGATACGATAATGGGGATTCATCTGTGGAAACTATCAATCATAGTGGTCAAGTGCAAAAGCAAAGCAAGGAAGTAGGGGTAATAGATGCCACAGATTGGGAAGAGCATGGAACAGCAGCTGATTTTGCGGATTCTCAAGGTAATAACCAGGAATCTAGACAGAAGTATAAAGACGGGATGAAGTTAGAAATGAAGGAGAAGCACAAGAGTACAGATGCATCAAGAGTAAAGCAGGAGCACATAAGAAAGACAAAAGGGAAGAGTCGGCGAATAATTGCAGAGAAAAAGGTCACTGGAAGTGGTGGGAATACTGAAAAAAGAAGCATTGTAAGCATGAGAAACAGAAAGTTGTTCAAAGAaatacaggaaagtgcaacaaaTGAGAGAGTTGGAGGCAGTAAACAAGAGAAACAGAAACATAAGCAAGAGAAGAGTATGAACCCGTACAGAAGGAACGAATATGATCCAGAAGATCACAGGATTGACATGATCCAAAAAACCCAACGATTTAAAAATCTGGAGGAAAATTTTGGAAACCAAGTCAGGTTCAAACCAGAACAAAAACTAGATATGAGGAAACAGAGAATGCAAGATGATAACTCAAACCTCGATGACGCTCCACGACGTAAGACAGCACCTAACACTAAGAAACCAGCAGGCGCTCAAGAAGGTATCCGAGAAGGCAGGAAATCTGACACGAATGAGATAACTGAGAAAGGGCAAGAAAGAGAAGCCAACAACACGGAATCTGAGATGTCACGGAGTTCTCAGGAAGTGCCTACAAAGACAGCGGCTTCTAATGTCAACAGAGTTTCAAAAGACACCAGAAACAAAAAGTCGGATGAAACTACACAATCACTAGAGGCAATCGGCATCATTAGAGAACACCAAGAACAAGAACAGGCTGATAGTCTTCCCAATTTTTCTGAGCATGCAAATATTTCTGAAAGAGATGTCAAAGCAGACGACCTTCAGGTTGAGAATGATCAAGAAACAGGAGGAGTGGTAGACCAGTCAAGAGGAATTTCACAAGAGGTCAGATATCAAAAACTCAATAGCACAGCACGCGCAGAAGAGGAAAACAACACCATATTTATAGACACAGAACAAAGGCTGGGCGGCAATCTCCACAGCTCTTCCACACATGTGAGAAATGCTGAAATGGCTTTTAAAGATAGCAACCTTGACACTGAGAATGATAAGGAAACAGAAGACGAAGATCATTCTATAGGCTCTGCTGCCAACTTGGAAGAGGAGGGAGAAGACGTGAATTGA